The proteins below come from a single Halictus rubicundus isolate RS-2024b chromosome 13, iyHalRubi1_principal, whole genome shotgun sequence genomic window:
- the Dpm1 gene encoding dolichyl-phosphate mannosyltransferase subunit 1 isoform X1 — MIEKEQTKKEIKELAKNDKYSILLPTYNEIENLPIIVWLIIKYMDESELDYEIIVIDDGSPDGTLDMAKQLQNVYGEDKIVLRPREKKLGLGTAYMHGIKHATGNFIIIMDADLSHHPKFIPKMIEQQRYLDLDVVSGTRYAHGGGVYGWDFKRKLISRGANFLTQILLRPGVSDLTGSFRLYKKEVLEKLIQSCVSKGYVFQMEMIVRARQYNYTIGEVPISFVDRVYGESKLGGSEIFQFAKGLLYLFATT; from the exons ATGATAGAAAAAGAACAGACGAAAAAAGAGATAAAGGAATTAGCGAAAAATGACAAATACTCGATTTTACTACCGACGTACAACGAGATTGAAAATTTACCTATAATCGTTTGGCTTATCATCAAATACATGGACGAGAG CGAACTTGATTATGAGATAATCGTAATCGACGATGGTTCTCCTGATGGAACGTTGGACATGGCTAAACAGCTGCAAAATGTATACGGTGAAGATAAAATAGTACTGAGACCGAGGGAGAAAAAGCTTGGACTGGGAACAGCTTATATGCATGGGATTAAACATGCTACAGGAAATTTCATTATCATCATGGATGCCGATCTGTCCCATCAT CCCAAGTTCATTCCTAAAATGATAGAGCAACAGAGGTATCTTGATCTGGACGTGGTTAGCGGCACTAGGTACGCTCATGGCGGAGGTGTTTATGGCTGGGACTTCAAAAGGAAGTTAATAAGTAGAGGGGCAAACTTCTTGACGCAAATCCTCCTGAGACCGGGTGTCAGTGACCTCACGGGAAGCTTTAG GTTATACAAGAAAGAAGTATTAGAGAAATTAATCCAATCCTGCGTATCCAAGGGATACGTATTCCAGATGGAAATGATAGTCAGGGCTAGGCAATACAATTATACCATAGGAGAAGTACCAATTTCATTCGTGGATCGTGTTTATGGTGAATCGAAGCTGGGTGGATCAGAAATCTTCCAATTTGCGAAAGGTCTTCTATATCTTTTCGCTACCACATAA
- the Dpm1 gene encoding dolichyl-phosphate mannosyltransferase subunit 1 isoform X2, with the protein MQHSSELDYEIIVIDDGSPDGTLDMAKQLQNVYGEDKIVLRPREKKLGLGTAYMHGIKHATGNFIIIMDADLSHHPKFIPKMIEQQRYLDLDVVSGTRYAHGGGVYGWDFKRKLISRGANFLTQILLRPGVSDLTGSFRLYKKEVLEKLIQSCVSKGYVFQMEMIVRARQYNYTIGEVPISFVDRVYGESKLGGSEIFQFAKGLLYLFATT; encoded by the exons ATGCAACATTCTAGCGAACTTGATTATGAGATAATCGTAATCGACGATGGTTCTCCTGATGGAACGTTGGACATGGCTAAACAGCTGCAAAATGTATACGGTGAAGATAAAATAGTACTGAGACCGAGGGAGAAAAAGCTTGGACTGGGAACAGCTTATATGCATGGGATTAAACATGCTACAGGAAATTTCATTATCATCATGGATGCCGATCTGTCCCATCAT CCCAAGTTCATTCCTAAAATGATAGAGCAACAGAGGTATCTTGATCTGGACGTGGTTAGCGGCACTAGGTACGCTCATGGCGGAGGTGTTTATGGCTGGGACTTCAAAAGGAAGTTAATAAGTAGAGGGGCAAACTTCTTGACGCAAATCCTCCTGAGACCGGGTGTCAGTGACCTCACGGGAAGCTTTAG GTTATACAAGAAAGAAGTATTAGAGAAATTAATCCAATCCTGCGTATCCAAGGGATACGTATTCCAGATGGAAATGATAGTCAGGGCTAGGCAATACAATTATACCATAGGAGAAGTACCAATTTCATTCGTGGATCGTGTTTATGGTGAATCGAAGCTGGGTGGATCAGAAATCTTCCAATTTGCGAAAGGTCTTCTATATCTTTTCGCTACCACATAA